A genomic region of Campylobacter corcagiensis contains the following coding sequences:
- the purB gene encoding adenylosuccinate lyase, whose protein sequence is MVERYARKEMSEKWSVQAKYDAWLEVEKAAVKAWNKLGFIPDDDAKKICENAKFNINRIDEIEKTTKHDVIAFLTSVSESLGEESRFVHYGMTSSDCIDTAMALQIKDSLELIIEDINHLKDAIKARANEHKFTLMVGRSHGIHGEPITFGLVLAIWYDEINRALELINHAKKVISYGKISGAMGNFAHAPLELEELVCENLDLKPAPVSNQVIQRDRYAQVVSAIAILASSCEKIAIAIRHFQRTEVYEAEEYFSPGQKGSSAMPHKRNPVLTENVTGLCRVLRSYVVPAMENVALWHERDISHSSVERFIMPDMFITADFMLNRLAGVIEKLLVYPENMMKNLNLTGGLVFSQRVLLELPKRDVSREDAYKIVQRNAMKVWADLQEGKKAMDDEGHSLFLQNLLNDKELGEKLSVDEIKECFNYDYYTKNVDKIFVRVFNK, encoded by the coding sequence ATGGTAGAAAGATACGCACGAAAGGAAATGAGTGAAAAATGGAGCGTTCAAGCAAAGTATGATGCTTGGCTAGAGGTTGAAAAAGCAGCTGTAAAAGCTTGGAATAAACTTGGATTTATTCCAGATGATGATGCTAAAAAAATTTGTGAAAATGCTAAATTTAACATAAACAGAATTGATGAAATAGAAAAAACTACAAAACACGATGTTATAGCATTTTTAACAAGTGTAAGCGAAAGCCTTGGGGAAGAGAGCCGTTTTGTTCATTACGGAATGACATCGAGTGATTGTATAGATACAGCTATGGCGCTTCAGATAAAAGATAGCTTAGAGCTCATTATAGAAGATATTAACCACTTAAAAGATGCAATAAAAGCTAGAGCAAATGAGCATAAATTTACACTCATGGTCGGTAGAAGTCATGGAATTCATGGAGAACCAATAACTTTTGGTCTGGTTTTAGCGATATGGTATGATGAGATAAACCGTGCTTTAGAGCTTATAAATCACGCTAAAAAAGTCATAAGTTATGGCAAAATAAGTGGAGCGATGGGAAATTTTGCTCACGCACCACTTGAACTTGAAGAGTTAGTTTGTGAAAATTTAGACTTAAAACCAGCCCCTGTTTCAAACCAAGTCATACAAAGAGATAGATATGCTCAGGTTGTAAGTGCTATTGCTATACTTGCTTCATCTTGTGAGAAAATAGCTATAGCTATACGCCATTTTCAAAGAACTGAAGTTTATGAAGCTGAGGAGTACTTTAGTCCTGGTCAAAAAGGCTCAAGTGCCATGCCACATAAACGAAACCCTGTATTAACAGAAAATGTCACAGGACTTTGTAGAGTGCTTCGATCATATGTAGTTCCTGCTATGGAAAATGTAGCTTTATGGCATGAAAGAGATATAAGTCATAGTTCAGTTGAGAGATTTATAATGCCTGATATGTTTATTACAGCTGACTTTATGCTAAACAGACTCGCAGGAGTTATAGAAAAGCTTCTAGTCTATCCTGAAAATATGATGAAAAACCTAAATTTAACAGGTGGGTTAGTTTTTTCTCAAAGAGTGCTTTTAGAACTACCAAAAAGAGATGTTAGTAGAGAAGATGCTTATAAAATAGTTCAAAGAAATGCTATGAAAGTATGGGCTGATTTACAAGAAGGTAAAAAAGCCATGGATGATGAAGGTCATAGCCTGTTTTTACAAAATTTATTAAACGATAAAGAACTAGGTGAAAAATTAAGTGTAGATGAGATAAAAGAGTGTTTTAACTACGATTACTACACTAAAAATGTAGATAAAATTTTTGTTAGAGTGTTTAATAAATAA
- a CDS encoding RluA family pseudouridine synthase, producing the protein MPYIKKKIATSNGKKAYEILLNLGYSMKESQRLIDKRRLFCGDEILSKNTIAFGDIFLIDYECESRGLEPIFEDEYFAAYDKPSGVLTHPNGRKSLYSMNDEIWSKFGRNASVAHRLDRETSGVLLVAKNLEVEREIKAKFEHGKVKKCYMALVNGVIENDFVVSEPLALKSGAKTLKNKMFVSKLGKKAVTKFDVVKVYQDLGVTLLKCYPLTGRQHQIRVHMFHVKHNIVGDALYGVSDEFASKFLDGLVSVSERELVTKASRLLLHSVSLSFEFRDKIYNINTKVNVEYEFINSLVI; encoded by the coding sequence TTGCCTTATATTAAGAAAAAAATTGCAACTTCAAATGGTAAAAAAGCTTATGAAATTTTATTGAATTTAGGATACTCCATGAAAGAGAGCCAAAGACTAATAGATAAAAGAAGGCTATTTTGTGGTGATGAAATTTTATCTAAAAATACCATAGCCTTTGGTGATATTTTTTTGATTGATTATGAGTGTGAGAGCAGGGGGCTTGAACCGATATTTGAAGATGAGTATTTTGCTGCATATGATAAACCAAGCGGAGTTTTAACTCATCCAAATGGTAGAAAATCTCTTTACTCTATGAATGATGAAATTTGGTCTAAATTTGGACGAAATGCAAGTGTGGCACATAGGCTTGATAGAGAAACAAGTGGAGTTTTGTTAGTAGCAAAAAATTTAGAAGTTGAGCGTGAAATTAAAGCTAAATTTGAGCATGGCAAAGTAAAAAAGTGTTATATGGCGTTAGTTAATGGAGTTATAGAAAATGACTTTGTTGTTAGTGAGCCGTTAGCTTTGAAAAGTGGTGCTAAAACTTTAAAAAACAAGATGTTTGTTAGTAAGTTAGGTAAAAAAGCAGTTACTAAATTTGATGTTGTTAAAGTGTATCAAGATTTAGGTGTTACACTTCTAAAATGCTATCCATTAACAGGTCGTCAACATCAAATAAGAGTTCATATGTTTCACGTGAAACATAATATAGTTGGTGATGCTTTGTATGGTGTTAGTGATGAGTTTGCTTCTAAATTTTTGGATGGATTAGTTAGTGTTAGCGAGCGTGAGTTAGTAACAAAAGCTAGTAGGCTTTTGTTACACTCTGTTAGTTTAAGCTTTGAATTTAGAGATAAAATTTATAATATAAATACTAAAGTCAATGTAGAATATGAATTCATAAATTCACTAGTTATTTAA
- the rlmN gene encoding 23S rRNA (adenine(2503)-C(2))-methyltransferase RlmN gives MINLLDLTKEELEAKISPSFRAKQIYEWIYKKDVNSFDEMLNLPKDLRLKLRENFYFDPLKKVKSQESRDGSIKYLFALKDGKTIETVLLPMKDKEVDENGEITRHTRYTVCVSSQVGCKMGCSFCLTAKGGFVRNLTAGEIVAQVLYLKKENNIPHHRRVNIVYMGMGEPLNNLENVAKAVKIFTNNDGLAISPRRQTISTSGLSSQIKKLGDLNLGVLLAISLHAVTDELRTRLMPINKAYNIASVMDAVREFPIDMRKRVMFEYLMINGLNDSLKDAKILVKLLHGIKAKVNLIYFNPHEGSEFTRPTEQNMVAFRDFLQSKGVTCTIRESKGLDISAACGQLREKERNDNA, from the coding sequence ATGATAAATTTACTTGATTTAACAAAAGAAGAGCTAGAAGCTAAAATTTCACCAAGCTTTAGGGCTAAGCAAATTTATGAGTGGATTTATAAAAAAGATGTAAATTCTTTTGATGAGATGTTAAATTTACCAAAAGATCTAAGATTAAAATTGAGAGAAAATTTCTATTTTGATCCATTAAAAAAGGTAAAATCTCAAGAGAGCAGAGATGGAAGCATAAAATATCTATTTGCTTTAAAAGATGGTAAAACAATTGAAACTGTCTTACTTCCTATGAAAGATAAAGAAGTTGATGAAAATGGTGAAATCACCCGCCATACACGATATACAGTCTGTGTTAGTTCGCAAGTTGGTTGTAAAATGGGCTGTTCATTTTGTCTTACAGCAAAAGGTGGATTTGTTAGAAATCTTACAGCTGGAGAGATAGTTGCTCAGGTTTTATATCTTAAAAAAGAGAATAATATCCCTCATCATAGACGAGTAAATATTGTCTATATGGGAATGGGTGAACCACTAAATAACCTTGAAAATGTTGCAAAAGCAGTTAAAATTTTTACCAATAATGATGGTTTGGCCATTTCGCCACGCCGTCAAACCATAAGTACAAGCGGTCTTAGTTCACAGATAAAAAAGCTCGGAGATCTAAATTTGGGGGTTCTTCTAGCCATATCACTTCATGCTGTTACTGATGAGCTTCGTACAAGATTAATGCCAATAAACAAAGCATATAATATCGCTTCAGTAATGGATGCTGTAAGAGAATTTCCTATAGATATGCGAAAAAGAGTGATGTTTGAGTATTTAATGATAAATGGATTAAACGATAGTCTAAAAGATGCTAAAATTTTGGTTAAATTACTTCACGGCATAAAGGCTAAAGTTAATTTAATCTACTTTAATCCGCATGAAGGAAGTGAGTTTACTCGTCCAACAGAGCAAAATATGGTAGCATTTCGTGATTTTTTACAAAGTAAAGGGGTAACTTGCACCATCAGAGAGTCAAAAGGCCTTGATATCTCAGCAGCATGTGGACAACTAAGAGAAAAGGAGAGAAATGACAACGCTTGA
- a CDS encoding purine-nucleoside phosphorylase encodes MIVCAGECESFSFATPIGIGLVNAAINLTKLVLTNKPKELVFIGTAGLYKSGKILEIYESFEARNLEISKILGFSYSPLQGQNLTNVSRETILTNSSNFITTNKELAHKFYDFGFFMENMELYSILEVGKKFEIPSYGILCATNFCDENAHADFIKNHNDAKKRLEEYVKSKGLI; translated from the coding sequence TTGATCGTCTGTGCTGGAGAGTGTGAAAGCTTTAGTTTTGCCACTCCTATTGGTATTGGATTAGTAAATGCTGCTATAAATTTAACTAAGCTAGTACTAACTAACAAGCCAAAGGAGTTAGTCTTTATTGGTACTGCTGGGCTTTATAAAAGTGGAAAAATCTTAGAAATTTATGAGAGTTTTGAAGCTAGAAATCTTGAAATTTCTAAAATTCTAGGCTTTTCTTACTCCCCACTGCAGGGGCAAAATTTAACTAATGTTTCACGTGAAACAATACTAACAAATTCGTCAAATTTTATAACAACTAACAAAGAGTTAGCTCATAAATTTTATGATTTTGGTTTTTTTATGGAAAATATGGAGCTATATTCTATTTTAGAGGTTGGAAAAAAATTTGAAATTCCAAGTTATGGAATTTTGTGTGCTACAAATTTCTGTGATGAAAACGCTCATGCTGATTTTATAAAAAACCATAATGATGCTAAGAAAAGATTAGAAGAGTATGTCAAATCAAAAGGGCTTATATGA
- the hisF gene encoding imidazole glycerol phosphate synthase subunit HisF produces the protein MEKLIIPCLDMNGGRVVKGINFVNLRDVGDPVETAIKYEEAGADELAFLDISATTEGRKTTFDMAIKVANSIKIPLTVGGGIAELSDIERLLEGGVSKVSINSAAVKNPNLIDEAAKCFGSDKITIAIDVKKVGEIYHVLINGGMVDTEKDALLHAKEMKDRGAGALLPTSLNRDGMKNGYDLEITKAMKDETGLFTIASGGAGSMDDVKEALLAGIDAALAASIFHFGEVKIPELKAYLKENGIKVRD, from the coding sequence ATGGAAAAACTTATCATTCCTTGCTTAGACATGAACGGCGGTAGAGTTGTAAAAGGTATAAATTTCGTAAATTTACGCGATGTTGGAGATCCTGTTGAGACTGCGATAAAATACGAAGAAGCTGGAGCTGACGAGCTTGCTTTTTTAGATATTTCAGCTACAACTGAAGGTAGAAAAACTACTTTTGATATGGCTATAAAAGTAGCAAATTCTATTAAAATTCCACTAACTGTTGGTGGCGGTATTGCTGAACTTAGCGATATTGAGAGACTCTTAGAAGGTGGTGTTAGTAAGGTTAGCATAAACTCAGCTGCTGTTAAGAACCCAAATCTAATTGATGAAGCAGCAAAATGCTTTGGAAGCGATAAGATAACAATAGCTATTGATGTTAAAAAAGTTGGCGAGATTTATCATGTTTTAATAAATGGTGGTATGGTTGATACAGAAAAAGACGCTCTACTTCATGCAAAAGAGATGAAAGATAGAGGTGCTGGTGCACTACTACCTACTTCGCTTAATAGAGATGGTATGAAAAATGGCTATGATTTAGAAATAACTAAAGCTATGAAAGATGAAACTGGGCTTTTTACAATAGCAAGTGGTGGAGCTGGATCAATGGATGATGTAAAAGAAGCTTTACTAGCTGGTATTGATGCAGCTTTAGCGGCTTCAATTTTTCACTTTGGCGAAGTTAAAATTCCAGAACTTAAAGCATATCTTAAAGAAAATGGTATAAAGGTTAGAGATTGA
- the rsmA gene encoding 16S rRNA (adenine(1518)-N(6)/adenine(1519)-N(6))-dimethyltransferase RsmA, with amino-acid sequence MIKAKKQFGQNFLKDQTVLNKIIQAIPNNHNFIIEIGPGLGDLTEELVKNFTVISYEIDRDLYQILSNKFSKELQNGSLELVMGDVLETFSSEKSYFLVSNLPYYIATKVILNALKDDKCLGFVVMVQKEVGLKFSASSGDKEFSSLAILAWLEGECEYLFDVAPTAFEPPPKVISGVIRLKKNKKFPLLDREEFGSFLKICFSSPRKTLFKNLTTNYSKELVSEIYFDLDLKPNLRPHQIHNALFVKIYENLKARNGKQ; translated from the coding sequence ATGATTAAGGCAAAAAAGCAGTTTGGACAAAATTTTTTAAAAGACCAGACAGTATTAAATAAAATCATCCAAGCGATTCCCAACAACCATAATTTTATCATAGAGATTGGGCCTGGCTTAGGTGATTTAACAGAAGAGTTGGTCAAAAACTTCACTGTTATAAGTTATGAGATTGATAGAGATCTTTACCAAATTTTAAGTAATAAATTTAGCAAGGAGTTGCAAAACGGCTCTTTAGAACTTGTCATGGGCGATGTTTTGGAGACTTTTAGTAGCGAAAAAAGCTATTTTTTAGTCTCAAATTTGCCATATTATATAGCGACAAAAGTTATATTAAATGCCCTAAAAGATGATAAATGCTTGGGTTTTGTCGTTATGGTTCAAAAAGAAGTTGGACTTAAATTTTCAGCTAGCAGTGGCGATAAAGAATTTAGTTCACTTGCTATTTTGGCGTGGTTAGAAGGAGAGTGTGAGTATCTTTTTGATGTAGCGCCAACTGCTTTTGAGCCCCCACCAAAGGTAATCTCAGGAGTTATAAGACTTAAAAAAAATAAAAAATTTCCTCTTTTAGATAGGGAGGAATTTGGCAGTTTTCTTAAGATTTGTTTTTCAAGTCCAAGAAAAACTCTTTTTAAAAATTTAACCACTAATTACTCTAAAGAGTTAGTTAGTGAGATTTATTTTGATCTAGATTTAAAGCCAAATTTAAGACCTCATCAAATTCATAACGCCTTATTTGTAAAAATATATGAAAATTTAAAGGCTAGAAATGGAAAACAATAA
- a CDS encoding ribonuclease J, protein MENNNQNANVENSTNAPKINKKPNRFQNRRKNLQKESGKVEQKSTTHNSPASQTNSQNHHNHQNRSKNKNRKKRSNVTKTLGGSEQWQKDIKESIHANKLMHEKRLKPLKFLPASKGRVRVTPLGGLGEIGGNITVFETATSAIIVDVGMSFPDESMLGVDILIPDFDYIRKIKDKIKAVIITHAHEDHIGAMPYFYKEFNYPIYATPLCLGMISNKFDEHGLKAKRSLFRPVEKRKIYQIADFEVEFIHITHSIIDASALAITTDAGTIIHTGDFKIDHTPIDGYPSDLCRLAYYGDKGVLLLMSDSTNSHRDGVTKSEKTVGKTFDMIFEKAKGRVIMSTFSSNIHRVAQAIERGMKFGRKVAVIGRSMERNLFTAMELGYVEFPRDIFIDADEVSKYPDNQVLIVTTGSQGETMSALYRMATDEHKYIKIKPGDQVIISAKAIPGNEASVSTILNYLIKSGADVAYQDFSEIHVSGHASQEEQKLMLNLTKPKFFLPVHGEYNHIHKHAKTAIDCGVDERNIYLMSDGDQVEITHNYMKRVKTVKTGKVYVDNQINKQIGDDIIKHRQNLADAGVVMIIAQIGANDKSLLKTRVVTYGLVESKDQKEFTKDMEAVLIQFLSNLKDDILKDQRALEVQIRQAIRKHIFRKLKKYPTIVPVIYLM, encoded by the coding sequence ATGGAAAACAATAATCAAAATGCAAATGTAGAAAATTCTACAAATGCTCCAAAAATAAATAAAAAACCAAATAGGTTTCAAAATAGAAGAAAAAATCTTCAAAAAGAGAGTGGAAAGGTAGAGCAAAAAAGCACAACGCACAATAGTCCTGCTTCTCAAACCAACTCTCAAAACCACCATAACCACCAAAATAGATCAAAAAATAAAAATAGAAAAAAAAGATCAAATGTTACAAAAACTCTAGGTGGTAGCGAGCAGTGGCAAAAAGATATCAAAGAGTCAATTCACGCAAATAAACTAATGCATGAAAAAAGGCTAAAACCTCTTAAATTTTTACCAGCTTCAAAGGGTAGAGTTAGGGTTACGCCACTGGGTGGACTTGGTGAAATAGGTGGTAATATTACTGTTTTTGAAACAGCAACAAGTGCGATTATCGTTGATGTTGGCATGAGTTTTCCTGATGAAAGCATGCTTGGAGTTGATATTTTAATTCCTGATTTTGACTATATAAGAAAGATAAAAGATAAAATTAAAGCTGTTATTATCACTCACGCTCACGAAGATCACATAGGTGCGATGCCATATTTTTACAAGGAATTTAACTATCCGATTTATGCAACTCCGCTCTGTCTTGGTATGATATCAAATAAATTTGATGAGCATGGGTTAAAAGCTAAAAGATCACTTTTTCGCCCAGTAGAAAAGCGTAAAATTTATCAAATAGCGGATTTTGAAGTTGAATTTATACATATAACTCACTCTATTATTGATGCTTCAGCTTTAGCTATCACAACTGATGCTGGAACGATAATCCATACAGGTGATTTTAAAATTGATCATACCCCAATAGATGGCTATCCAAGCGATCTTTGTAGACTTGCTTATTATGGCGATAAAGGGGTTTTACTTCTAATGAGCGATAGTACAAATTCTCACCGTGATGGCGTTACAAAAAGCGAAAAAACTGTAGGAAAAACCTTTGATATGATATTTGAAAAAGCTAAAGGTCGGGTCATAATGAGTACTTTTAGCTCAAATATCCATAGAGTTGCACAAGCCATTGAAAGAGGGATGAAATTTGGAAGAAAAGTCGCTGTTATCGGTAGAAGTATGGAAAGAAACCTTTTTACTGCTATGGAGTTAGGTTATGTGGAATTCCCAAGAGATATTTTTATAGATGCTGATGAGGTGTCAAAATACCCTGACAATCAAGTTTTAATCGTAACTACAGGAAGTCAGGGCGAAACGATGAGTGCACTTTATAGAATGGCAACTGATGAGCATAAATATATCAAAATAAAACCAGGCGATCAAGTTATCATCTCAGCTAAAGCAATACCTGGAAATGAAGCAAGTGTATCAACTATCTTAAACTATCTTATCAAAAGCGGTGCTGATGTGGCTTATCAAGATTTTAGCGAGATCCATGTATCAGGTCATGCTTCACAAGAAGAGCAAAAGTTAATGCTAAATTTAACAAAGCCAAAATTTTTCTTGCCAGTTCATGGCGAGTATAATCACATACACAAGCACGCTAAAACGGCTATTGACTGTGGTGTTGATGAAAGAAATATCTATTTAATGAGCGATGGCGATCAAGTAGAAATTACCCATAACTACATGAAAAGGGTAAAAACAGTAAAAACTGGCAAAGTTTATGTTGATAATCAAATCAACAAACAAATCGGTGATGATATCATTAAGCACCGTCAAAACCTAGCAGATGCTGGCGTTGTTATGATAATAGCACAAATTGGAGCAAATGATAAAAGTCTTCTAAAAACTAGGGTTGTTACTTATGGTTTGGTCGAATCAAAAGATCAAAAGGAATTTACTAAAGATATGGAAGCAGTTTTGATACAGTTTTTATCAAATTTAAAAGATGATATTTTAAAAGATCAAAGAGCTTTAGAGGTTCAGATAAGACAAGCAATTAGAAAGCATATCTTTAGAAAGCTAAAAAAATACCCAACAATCGTTCCAGTGATTTATCTGATGTAA
- a CDS encoding KpsF/GutQ family sugar-phosphate isomerase, giving the protein MSEILEVARKVLDLEASELLRHKDLLDEKFKKALNLIYNCKGKLIVTGVGKSGHIGAKMAATFASTGTASFFLHPTEALHGDLGMVEGDDVILAISYSGESDELIKIMPHLKRFGVKIITMTSSIDSSLAKFGDTNIDLNIIKEACPIGAAPTVSTTLTLALGDALAVCLMKMRNFTAENFANFHPGGSLGRRLYTKVSDIMRVKDLPIVSYDVSLRVAIDAMTHGKLGAVLLTDKNKKLVAILSDGDLRRALMDKEFNIEKLALDYATKTPKAITNKDMLASKALEIIEKYKIQLLVVVDNTNKPVGILHIHDLTNLGI; this is encoded by the coding sequence ATGAGTGAAATTTTAGAGGTTGCAAGAAAGGTTTTAGATCTTGAAGCAAGTGAGCTTTTAAGACATAAAGATCTTCTTGATGAAAAATTTAAAAAGGCCCTAAATTTGATATATAATTGTAAGGGTAAGCTGATAGTCACAGGCGTTGGAAAAAGTGGTCATATCGGGGCAAAAATGGCTGCAACTTTTGCAAGTACTGGAACGGCTAGCTTTTTTTTACACCCAACTGAAGCCTTGCATGGCGATCTTGGCATGGTAGAAGGCGATGATGTCATACTTGCTATAAGTTATAGTGGTGAAAGTGATGAGTTAATAAAAATAATGCCACATTTAAAAAGATTTGGTGTTAAAATCATAACTATGACAAGTAGCATTGATAGTTCACTTGCAAAATTTGGTGACACAAATATAGATCTTAATATAATTAAAGAAGCTTGTCCGATAGGAGCTGCTCCAACGGTATCAACAACTCTTACTTTAGCATTAGGTGATGCTTTAGCAGTGTGTCTTATGAAGATGCGAAATTTCACAGCTGAAAATTTTGCAAATTTTCATCCTGGCGGAAGTTTAGGCAGAAGGCTTTATACAAAAGTTAGTGATATTATGAGAGTTAAAGATCTACCAATTGTTAGTTATGATGTTAGTTTAAGAGTTGCTATAGATGCGATGACTCACGGCAAACTCGGAGCTGTTTTACTCACTGATAAAAATAAAAAGTTAGTGGCTATTTTAAGTGATGGGGATTTAAGAAGGGCTTTGATGGATAAGGAGTTTAATATAGAAAAACTAGCACTTGACTATGCAACTAAAACTCCAAAAGCTATCACAAATAAAGATATGTTAGCAAGCAAGGCATTAGAGATTATAGAAAAGTATAAAATTCAGCTTCTAGTTGTGGTTGATAACACTAACAAACCAGTCGGGATTTTACATATCCACGACCTTACAAATTTAGGAATTTAA
- a CDS encoding pseudouridine synthase, with protein MRINKFISHNTSFSRREADELVKNGKVSINGRTIKEFIEIKDGDKVRINGRLVKLKTEFTMIVYNKQKGELVTKKDDRGRKTIYDTLPDGFKSFVSIGRLDFASEGLLLLTDAPAIATALMTSDIERMYYLKVKGEVTDEVITAMREGLFAADATKGAHAKTDIKSMEFKPFLAYSVLGSSGGYTKLKVIINEGKNRELRRFFGYFDLEVVDLKRVSFGRVDLGMLKPGKWRYLSNSEYNDLRDFMKQNEIHY; from the coding sequence GTGAGAATCAATAAATTTATATCACACAATACAAGCTTTTCTAGGCGTGAAGCAGATGAGTTAGTAAAAAATGGCAAAGTTAGTATAAATGGACGAACTATAAAAGAATTTATAGAGATAAAAGATGGCGATAAAGTTCGTATAAATGGTCGTTTGGTTAAGCTAAAAACAGAATTTACAATGATAGTTTATAACAAACAAAAAGGCGAGTTAGTTACAAAAAAAGATGATAGGGGTAGAAAAACTATATATGACACGCTTCCAGATGGCTTTAAAAGTTTTGTAAGCATTGGAAGGCTTGATTTTGCAAGTGAAGGTCTACTTTTACTAACAGATGCCCCAGCCATTGCAACTGCTCTTATGACAAGCGATATAGAAAGAATGTATTATCTAAAAGTAAAAGGCGAAGTAACAGATGAGGTTATAACTGCGATGAGAGAGGGGCTTTTTGCAGCAGATGCTACAAAAGGGGCTCATGCTAAAACAGATATAAAATCTATGGAATTTAAGCCATTTTTAGCTTACTCAGTGCTTGGCTCAAGTGGGGGATATACAAAGCTTAAGGTAATTATAAACGAAGGCAAAAATCGTGAGCTTAGACGATTTTTTGGCTACTTTGACTTAGAAGTTGTAGATTTAAAACGAGTTAGCTTTGGACGGGTTGATTTAGGTATGTTAAAACCAGGAAAATGGAGATATTTGTCAAATTCAGAATATAATGACTTAAGAGATTTCATGAAACAAAATGAAATTCATTACTAA
- a CDS encoding transporter substrate-binding domain-containing protein, with the protein MRKIIFLGLYILLSIQVSQAKSLDEIKNSKTIRIGVWTNQPPYSNFVDGRFEGFEVDMAKTIGKNITENGNVELVGITNGSQRIEFLEQDKVDLVIASFTDTKERRERVNFSLPYFSVAMGAIVNKNRGITKESDLIGKRIVIQKGTTMEQYVPSLRSSELIKTDGSIDAFAILREDKADAYIDDNLVVMAYAIIDREYITPSGLRNLGFSSYLGVGIAKDNSELLKAVNQEMIKLSKEGFFRKVFNETFVPFYKNEVEAKYFLLEDLYSIYG; encoded by the coding sequence TTGAGAAAAATAATTTTTCTAGGGCTTTATATTTTATTATCTATTCAGGTTAGTCAAGCAAAAAGTTTAGATGAGATTAAAAATAGTAAAACTATAAGGATAGGTGTATGGACAAATCAGCCACCATACAGTAATTTTGTTGATGGTAGGTTTGAAGGATTTGAAGTTGATATGGCAAAAACTATTGGAAAAAACATTACAGAAAATGGAAATGTAGAACTCGTTGGTATAACAAATGGTAGCCAAAGGATAGAATTTTTAGAACAAGATAAAGTTGATTTGGTTATAGCAAGTTTTACAGATACAAAAGAGAGAAGGGAGCGTGTAAATTTTTCTTTACCATATTTTTCTGTGGCTATGGGTGCAATTGTAAATAAAAATAGAGGCATAACAAAAGAAAGTGATCTTATAGGTAAAAGAATAGTTATTCAAAAAGGCACAACAATGGAGCAATATGTTCCAAGCTTAAGAAGCTCTGAGCTTATAAAAACTGATGGCTCTATTGATGCGTTTGCTATTTTAAGAGAAGATAAAGCAGATGCATATATAGATGATAACTTAGTTGTGATGGCTTATGCTATTATAGATAGAGAGTATATCACTCCATCTGGATTGAGAAATTTAGGCTTTAGTAGCTACTTAGGTGTTGGTATTGCTAAAGATAATAGCGAACTTTTAAAAGCAGTAAATCAAGAAATGATAAAACTTAGTAAGGAGGGCTTTTTTAGGAAAGTATTTAACGAGACATTTGTACCATTTTACAAGAACGAAGTTGAAGCAAAATATTTTTTGCTTGAAGATCTATATAGTATCTATGGATAG